A window of the Bacteroidota bacterium genome harbors these coding sequences:
- a CDS encoding helix-turn-helix domain-containing protein codes for MKTVKEDGMRCPIASAVDLFNGRWKTSILWHLVDAPKRFNEIRRLLPQISSRMLTKALRELERDGLLMRQVTFTSPVKVYYSKTELTETLIDIFKNLDTWQEVNMKSVYAARQQYDALNA; via the coding sequence ATGAAAACAGTTAAGGAAGATGGGATGAGATGCCCGATAGCATCTGCGGTGGATTTATTCAATGGGCGATGGAAAACCAGTATCCTTTGGCATCTTGTGGATGCACCAAAACGATTTAATGAGATCCGCCGGCTCTTACCACAGATTTCCTCACGGATGTTGACAAAAGCGTTGCGTGAGTTAGAACGTGACGGACTTCTTATGCGTCAGGTTACTTTCACCAGTCCTGTCAAAGTATATTATTCGAAGACTGAACTCACAGAAACACTCATCGATATTTTCAAAAACCTCGATACCTGGCAAGAAGTCAACATGAAATCAGTTTATGCTGCGCGACAACAATATGACGCGCTGAATGCGTAA
- a CDS encoding helix-turn-helix transcriptional regulator: MKYHNDYSLTKRELEVLGKMADGHTQKEIAAILFVSPNTINSHTQHIYSKLDVNTGMHAVAKALRAKIID; this comes from the coding sequence ATGAAATACCACAACGACTATTCTCTGACCAAACGTGAACTCGAAGTACTTGGCAAAATGGCAGACGGCCATACGCAAAAAGAAATAGCCGCCATTCTTTTTGTCAGCCCCAACACAATTAATAGCCATACCCAGCATATTTATAGTAAGCTGGACGTCAATACGGGCATGCATGCAGTTGCAAAAGCATTGCGGGCCAAAATCATTGACTAA
- a CDS encoding ACP S-malonyltransferase, with amino-acid sequence MSMSDQQTMFIFPGQGSQYVGMGSDIYEAFAPVREIYEQANDILGFDIQKLSFEGPAEQLDKTRFTQPALLTHSIACLEAFKSITDNQIKPAYAAGHSLGEYSALVASGVLSFETALRLVQRRGELMGTFGRGKMMAFRADLETVRPFADNYYCGIGGCNLPEQTVVGGTEEDLAAMAEYAATLGHRGIPLNTEGAFHTYLMVTAAEAFRPDLDAATFNAPACKVMSNYTGDYHTDNTDSIKSALFFQLFNPVKWIWSIERAINDGVDFIIEFGGGIGKGEGPAEKRPNLQSITKRAYKGLDKTGVYHPAINLPTLEKTTNTILTSA; translated from the coding sequence ATGAGTATGTCTGACCAACAGACGATGTTTATATTTCCCGGACAGGGCTCCCAATACGTTGGCATGGGCAGCGATATTTACGAAGCCTTTGCCCCTGTTCGCGAAATCTACGAGCAGGCAAACGACATCCTGGGATTTGATATCCAGAAATTGTCTTTTGAGGGACCTGCAGAACAGCTTGACAAAACCCGTTTCACGCAGCCGGCACTCCTCACCCACAGTATTGCCTGCCTGGAAGCGTTCAAATCGATCACGGATAACCAGATAAAGCCGGCTTATGCCGCCGGCCACAGCCTGGGCGAATACTCCGCGCTGGTTGCGTCCGGTGTATTGAGCTTTGAAACGGCTTTACGGCTTGTACAGCGACGCGGTGAACTCATGGGCACCTTTGGACGCGGCAAAATGATGGCGTTTAGAGCGGATTTGGAAACCGTGCGGCCTTTTGCTGACAACTATTACTGCGGTATCGGCGGCTGTAATTTGCCAGAGCAGACGGTTGTAGGAGGTACCGAAGAAGACCTCGCCGCCATGGCAGAATACGCTGCTACGCTGGGACACCGCGGCATCCCGCTGAATACGGAAGGGGCATTCCACACCTACCTCATGGTAACAGCTGCAGAAGCTTTCCGGCCAGATCTTGATGCAGCTACCTTTAATGCGCCGGCGTGCAAGGTAATGTCCAACTACACGGGCGATTACCACACAGATAACACGGATTCCATCAAATCAGCCCTCTTTTTCCAGCTTTTCAATCCTGTGAAATGGATCTGGAGTATTGAGCGGGCCATCAACGATGGGGTGGATTTCATCATCGAATTTGGTGGCGGCATTGGGAAAGGCGAAGGGCCGGCGGAGAAGCGTCCAAATTTGCAGAGTATCACAAAGCGGGCGTACAAGGGACTTGACAAAACTGGTGTTTACCACCCGGCGATTAATCTGCCTACGCTTGAAAAGACCACAAACACGATCCTTACTTCTGCCTGA